The Deinococcus aquaticus genomic interval TGGCCTGATCGACGCTGTCGGCTTTCTGGTAGTCGAAGCTGGCTGGATACATATATCCCTCCGTGATGGGGGTTGATGGTTGAGAGGTGATGGTTGATGGAGAAGGGACGGTCTGTTCTATCGACCATCAACCTTCACCCATCAACGGTTCAGTCGTCGGCGGCCTGTGGCTGGTTGCTGCGGGCGTCGCGGACGGCCTTCCAGACTTTCTCGGCGGTGTAGGGCATGTCGAGGTGCGCGATGCCGCACTCGTGCCACAGGGCGTCCATGACGGCGTTGGCGACGGCGGCGGTGCTGGCGATGGTGCCGGCCTCGCCGATGCCCTTGACGCCCAGGGGGTTGTGGGGGCTGGGGGTGACGGTGTGCCCCAGTTGGAAGGTGGGCACGTCGTCAGCGCGGGGCATGGCGTACTCCATGTACGTGCCGGCCAGCAGATTGCCGTCCTCGTCGTACGCGGCGTCTTCCAGCAGCGCCTGACCCATGCCCTGCGTGATGCCGCCGTGCACCTGTCCCTCGGCGATCAGGGGGTTGATCAGGGGGCCGCAGTCGTCGATGCAGCCGTAGTTGCGGAGTTTCACGTGGCCGGTGTCGGTGTCGATCTCGACGACGGCGATGTGCGTGCCGAAGGGGTACACGAAGTTCTTGGGGTCGTAGAAGGCGGTGGCTTCCAGGCCGGGTTCGAGGTCCTCGGGGTAGTTGTGCGCCAGGTGCGCCATCAGGGAGATGTCGAAGAAGGTCTTGCTCTTCTCGGGCGCGCCTTTGATGCGGAACACGCCGCCTTCGTGTTCGACGTCGTCCACGCTGGCTTCCAGGAGGTGCGCGGCGATCTTCTTCATCTTGGTGGTGATCTTCTGCAGGGCGACTTTCAGGGCGCTGCCGCCCACCGCCGCGCTGCGGCTGCCGTAGGTGCCCCAGCCGTAGGGCATGCGGCCGGTGTCACCGTGGATCAGGTCGATGTCCTCGATGGGAATCTGGAGTTCGTCGGCGGCGATCTGCGGGAACGCGGTCTCGTGGCCCTGGCCGTGGCTGTGGCTGCCAGTGAACAGCTCGACCTTGCCGGTGGGGTGCACGCGCACGAGGCTCGATTCCCACTGTCCGGCCTGCGCGCCGAGCTGCCCGACGAGGGCGCTGGGGGCCAGTCCGCAGGCTTCGAGGAACGAGATCAGGCCGACGCCCAGGATCTTGTTGCTGCCTTTCATGCGGGCCTGTTCCTCGCGCAGGGCCGGGTAGTTCATCATGGTCATGGCCTTGTCGAGGGCCGGCTCGTAGTTGCCGCTGTCGTACACGAGGGCCACGGGCGTCTGGTACGGGAACTCGTCTTCCTGAATGAAGTTCTGGCGGCGCAGTTCGGCGGGGTCCATGTTCAGTTCGTGCGCGGCGATGTCCACGATCCGCTCGACGAGGTAAGTGGCCTCGGGGCGGCCCGCGCCACGGTAGGCGTCGACGGGCACGGTGTTCGTCATGACGCCCGTGACCTTTGCGTGAATGGCGGGGATCTTGTACACGCCGTTCAGCAGCGTGGCGTACAGGTACGTGGGCACGGCGGGCGCGAACAGCGTCTGGTACGCGCCGAGGTTCGCCAGGGTGTTCACGCGGAAGCCCAGGATCTTGCCCTCGTTGCTCAGGGCCAGTTCGGCCTCGGTTTCGTGGTCGCGGCCCTGCGCGTCACTGACGAAGGCCTCGCTGCGCCGCGCGGTCCACTTGACGGGGCGGCCCAGCAATCTCGTGGCGAGCAGCACGATGACCTCTTCCTGGTACTGGAAGATCTTGGTGCCGAAGCCGCCGCCCACGTCGGGGCTGATGACGCGCAGTTTGTGTTCGGGGATGCTCATCACGAACGCCGCGAGGATCAGGCGGTGAATGTGGGGGTTCTGGCTGGTGGTGTACAGCAGGTACTCGCCGCTGGCGGGCGTGAACTGCGCGAGGCTGCTGCGCGGCTCGATGGGGTTGGCGATCAGGCGGTGGTTCTTCAGTTTCACGCTGACCTTGCGGGGCGCGGCCTTGAAGGCCTCGTTGGTGGCGGCCTCGTCTCCGATCTCGAAGTTGAAGGCCACGTTGCCGGGTACGTCGTCGTGCACCAGGGGCGCGCCCTCTTTCAGGGCGGCGCTGGCGGTCGAGACGGCAGGCAGCGCGTCGTAATCGACTTCCAGGGCGGCGGCGGCGTCCTCGGCCTGCGCGCGCGTCTCGGCGATCACGACGGCCACGATGTCCCCGACGTGGTTGGCTTCATCCAGCGCAATGGCGGGGTGCGCGGGGGTTTTCAGGTCCGGCAACAGCCACCCGACCGGGATGCTGCCCAGCCCGGCGTCCTTGACGTCCTGTCCGGTCAGCACGTGCACCACGCCGGGCAGGCCCGTCACGGATTCCTTGTTGATGCCGCCGATCTTCGCGTGCGCGTAGGGGCTGCGGACCATCGCGGCGTGCAGCGCGCCGGGAATCACGATGTCGTCGGTGTAGTTGCCGGTGCCCGTGATGAAACGCGGGTCTTCCTTGCGCTTGAGGGCCTGCCCGAAGTACTTCTCGGTCTTGGTGTCCGTCATGAGGTGGGACCTCCCTGGAGGGGGTGATGCGCTGAAGGGTAGGGCGGGATCGGGTCTCAGGGTTCAGGAAGCCGGGGGTGCGGCGTCCCGGATGTCCAGCGGGGGGACAGGGACGTACCGCCGTGACCCCTGAACGCCGTTCAGTCGTCGGCGGCGGCGGCGTTACCCTGCATGGCGCTGGCGGCGTGCTGCACGGCGCGGACGATGTTGTGGTAGCCGGTGCAGCGGCAGTAGTTGCCTTCGAGGTGGTGACGGATCTGGTCCTCGGTGGGGTTGGGGGTGTGCTTGAGCAGTTCGGCGGAACTCATGATCATGCCGGGCGTGCAGAACCCGCATTGCAGGCCGTGTTCTTCCCAGAAGCCGGTCTGGAGGGGGTGCAGGTCGGCGACGGTGCCGATGCCCTCGATGGTGGTGACGTCCATGCCGTCGGCCTGCACGGCCAGCAGGGTGCAGCTTTTCACGGCGTCGCCGTTCAGGTGCACGGTGCACGCGCCGCACTGGCTGGTGTCGCAGCCGACGTGCGTGCCGGTCAGGGCGAGTTCCTCGCGGATGAAGTGGAC includes:
- a CDS encoding xanthine dehydrogenase family protein molybdopterin-binding subunit; protein product: MTDTKTEKYFGQALKRKEDPRFITGTGNYTDDIVIPGALHAAMVRSPYAHAKIGGINKESVTGLPGVVHVLTGQDVKDAGLGSIPVGWLLPDLKTPAHPAIALDEANHVGDIVAVVIAETRAQAEDAAAALEVDYDALPAVSTASAALKEGAPLVHDDVPGNVAFNFEIGDEAATNEAFKAAPRKVSVKLKNHRLIANPIEPRSSLAQFTPASGEYLLYTTSQNPHIHRLILAAFVMSIPEHKLRVISPDVGGGFGTKIFQYQEEVIVLLATRLLGRPVKWTARRSEAFVSDAQGRDHETEAELALSNEGKILGFRVNTLANLGAYQTLFAPAVPTYLYATLLNGVYKIPAIHAKVTGVMTNTVPVDAYRGAGRPEATYLVERIVDIAAHELNMDPAELRRQNFIQEDEFPYQTPVALVYDSGNYEPALDKAMTMMNYPALREEQARMKGSNKILGVGLISFLEACGLAPSALVGQLGAQAGQWESSLVRVHPTGKVELFTGSHSHGQGHETAFPQIAADELQIPIEDIDLIHGDTGRMPYGWGTYGSRSAAVGGSALKVALQKITTKMKKIAAHLLEASVDDVEHEGGVFRIKGAPEKSKTFFDISLMAHLAHNYPEDLEPGLEATAFYDPKNFVYPFGTHIAVVEIDTDTGHVKLRNYGCIDDCGPLINPLIAEGQVHGGITQGMGQALLEDAAYDEDGNLLAGTYMEYAMPRADDVPTFQLGHTVTPSPHNPLGVKGIGEAGTIASTAAVANAVMDALWHECGIAHLDMPYTAEKVWKAVRDARSNQPQAADD
- a CDS encoding (2Fe-2S)-binding protein, yielding MNVTVNVNGKSYTRDVEPRTLLVHFIREELALTGTHVGCDTSQCGACTVHLNGDAVKSCTLLAVQADGMDVTTIEGIGTVADLHPLQTGFWEEHGLQCGFCTPGMIMSSAELLKHTPNPTEDQIRHHLEGNYCRCTGYHNIVRAVQHAASAMQGNAAAADD